The Anastrepha ludens isolate Willacy chromosome 2, idAnaLude1.1, whole genome shotgun sequence DNA window aaggaggccgaaccgcacactctacattcaagctcccgctgaaaatcgcaaccgatgatgataacagcgtctgtagtgtttctagacagagcaatacaggaaaattgatgcgtgactgctcattaatagtctgggacgaagctaccatgtcaaacaagacgtctgtggaagcactggataggacaatgcgcgatttgcgcaacaaaaatgcacctatgggtggatgtacaattctgttctcaggagatttccgtcaaatcctaccagttgtgactcgaggaacacgtgctgacgaaataaatgcttcgctaaaaagatcccacctttggtcgcatgtcaataaattagatcttaaaactaatatgagggtttcgtcatcttcacgtgagaacaggctatttccagagatgctactaaaagttggcaatggagaattaatacaaagtgagggaaggattaacctagaaaacctttgtgttttgatagacaacatccaagagttagtcaacaatgtctatcctgacattgataacataagttataagacaatatcttggtttaaagaaagagctattctgtcaccaactaacgaaaaagtaaataacttgattatttcaaagattgatgcgccgacgaaaatatactactcggtcgatactgttctcgatttataagaagctgttcaatttcctacagaatttctaaattctttgaacccgtctggactccctcctcacaaaatggagctgaaaataggttgtcctgttattttattaagaaacctaagtccacctaaactttgcaatggcacgcgtttgctggtaaaatcactgaaaactttcataatagagtgcacaatactcacaggatgtggtaccggagaagatgtattgattccccgaatccctctgataccatcggatctaccattccaatttaaacgcttacaatttccggtaaagacatcttttgcaatgaccattaataaatctcagggtcaaaccttcaacgttgcaggcttagatttgagtgttgactgtttttcacatggccaactgtatgtcgctctttcaagagtaacctctagagaaaacatgtttgtattgtctaatgacaagaaggctatgaacgttgtatataaagacattctgtaatatagtaattgttgtaaaaataaaataaacacatatgtaaaaatgcaaaaagttaatatgcaaaaatgtagggtatgaatttagatatcccaaagatagcaggaaatcttcatgctataaaaaaaggggaattgttttactccaaatttaacgcgtgcgggcagtaatgaatatgataatgattttaataattttttcagtgagtgacatagggtatatattttatacccgtgcgaagctgggcgggttgctagtataatatatataattggcgcgtacaccctttttgggtgtttggccgagctcctcctcctatttgtggtgtgcgtcttgatgttgttccacaaatggagggtgaccgcttttagaaaactgtttttttttttttttaattttggtgttttcctcgagattcgaaccgacgttctctctgtgaattccgaatgatagtcgcgcaccaacccattcggcgacGGCGGACGCCATTCACCATTATTACTCGTATCAATAAATAGTATAATGATTGCATGGTTTAGATTGTTGAGATTGGTAGCGAATGGTTGTTCGTGAACTGAGTGGCGTCCTGTAGGCCGCAGCAGTCAATTCAAAAGTGAGATTAACCGAAGATAGTTCTGCGAGGTTCATAGTAATTTTCCTGAGAAAAACAACACTGCAACGaaagttattttcatttcaaaatgaaaTCCTGCATTTTTAAGGCTCGGGGACACTTAGAATATCCTCGAATATTCAAGTGCATGACCCTTCTACTGAGTGAAGACTGGACACAGTTAGGAAAAGTGGATCCATCCATTTGTACACGAACGGGACAGTTGTAAGGGAAGTCTTAACGTCAAGGCTGAGACATTTGGGGTTCTAAGGTAGCTTAAAGACTAACTAACTTACTCGAGTTGATCCATTTTATGTGTTATCGGTGATATTCTTGTTAACTTAGGTCGATAATAAATACACAATGCGCAAAATGTCTAGTCACCGTCAATCGGTGGAACATTCGCCCATCAATCACGGTCCTTGTTAGACAATGCTTGATTGGCTACCACGTTGTCTTGTTTCGCGTTCTTTGGAACAACTTCTGAAGGGGAAGGAGAGTATACAAAACTTACTCTACTCCTATACGCCACTAGGTTATTGAAGAGAGTTATTGACTAATGATTGACAAAGCATTTGGGTGTACATATACCATAGTATGTCTATATCCATCTTAATTCCTTTAAGCTGTTACAggcaaccgttatgtgaacaaaattacgATACCCTTGGCACAAGTGTACGGGTATAAAAATAGTCTgtcttttaaacaaaatttaaaattatgttaatttagTCGATCCTTGCAGGATAAATTTCGTGAAGGCTATCCAAAAATCGCTTAATTTGACAATTGTCAAACAAGGACTCTTGTCGATTGGTGCAAAGATACTGTTTTATGGAGCAgaaaactcaaaaacaaaactactgATGCGTACAACTGAAATTCAAGTACTCCGATCAAACGTTGAAAAAACACGGTTATATTGCATTATAATCGATGTAAACCGAACCGAAACAGGAATAAACGACATCGTTAAAACACAAGACGACGAACTTGGAACGGCCCTATGACAATAGGTGGAAGCGACAGGATTATTAGATCAGCGAGAAATGTTATACCATCGCAGTGGCCGTCCACCAAAGAGTTGGCTCGAAAGCTGGGTTTCAACATCAACGgtagggcaaaaaaaaaattattataatatgtacatacatatgtatgtaaattgttAACCAGGGATTGAAATTGCTCCGCTACTTCGTTATTTTCATGTTCGCTCTCGCTGCTACTCTGGACTTGAACAGATAAGTAATGGAACAGGAAGCGCAAAACGCGGGATCAACTGTTTTGCTCCGCTCCAAGCTACGTTTCATTACCGCTAGTAACTCAGTGTAATAGTATGCCGGGTTTCCGCTACTCACATGTTCAAGCTCAGAGCAGAGCAATGTTTTCCATTGCTAGCCCTGGTGTTACCTATATCTGTAAATTGTGTGAAGAAAAACGGTTGTAAACCTATAACAAAAgactaagaagaagaataaatgcCAAAAAACTTCCACTGCGAGTcaagcacgtctatgacatcgtagcAGGGGACGAAACTTGCATCTACGCATATGAGCCGGAAATGAAATAAAGATCGGCAGTATGGATGTTCCAATACGAgcttaatgaaataaaagttgTTCGATGCACCTCACAATCTAGTTATGTCGCAACTAtaccactagagaaacttaaaacagtcaattctggGTAGTACACAATCATTCGTTTCCCAGAAGTTTCCAGAGGTTTAAGGAAAACCAATCTCCGCAGACGAACCATCCTTCACCGACACAATACGAGCTCTCACGCATCGGCttacacaagagagtttttagGCACTCAAAAGACCGAATTAATGGGTCTGATTTGGCGTCTTTTTGTACCCgagcatcaaaaataaaatgcggagTCAACGTTTTTtaacgcctgaagaagctgttgaagcttTCAAAACTtattcaagcgaatgcagaagtatATTGAtctccaaggagaatattttgaaaatcaataacgcaattttcattacaattttCTTCTATACATTAGTGGGCACAAAACATTAAACGCAACCCTCGCTGGACTCAAAGtccatttaaagaaaactaaatatttggcgATAATTGCGAATGACGCGTCCTTCAGTATTGGAGAAAACAGCATTGACACGGCAGACAATTAACAATTGAATATCAAATACCCACTTACTTACATAAACTAAACAAGGGACGCACTGAGATCAGCAGGCAAGCACTAGACTGGGGCCTCATAGCGCCGTTGCATCGAAAGTGAAAGTTAAAGAAAGTGTGAATAAAAATCTGACGTGGCagcaagtaaaagcaaaagcagAGAACAGAACGGAGACGAAAATTTTGCGTTTGCCCTATGCTCCCCAACGAAGCTCGAGCAACTATGATGATGAGGTATGAGGGTTCCTCGACGAGACGACTATCTCATAGAAACTTGTCACCCATAATACAAATGTTTCTTACTGAAGgataaataaagagaaataaatgaaataaaaaggaagAGAAGGCGACAATATCGCATAACAGGCCACTGAATAATTGATGCgtgaagaaatttattaaatttgttgtcgAGATCAGCCTATGAATCAATTTTGTTAACGCACTACTTGTAAGTCCCTAACTgttgttttccaaaaaatcttacaGTATATTTAGTTCAATATTgggtatattttttaacttcttaCTACAGTGCCAGCTCGCTAATCCGAATTAATGATTGCAGACCCTGATTCGGATTAACGAGATATTCGGATTACTGGATGTGCTGTTATTATGCTTATAATTCACTAtattcgaaaataaaacaaaagccaggatttcaaaacaaatttatgttatttttattaatcaacaatgaaaaaattaaagatttttataaatacatatgtacatatgtatgtatgtatttacatattacgttttttttttagcgtagATAATTAGTGATGtaggtttgtttttctttcagtgCACATACTTCTAAAGCCTTGTTCCGCAATTCTTTTAGCATTAATATGTAATCTAATTGCAGACCTCGTTCCTTTGCCCAATctgttgaaatatttaaggTCTGCAGAGCTTCACGATTTTTAACGTGTTTCGTAATTAAAGGCTCTGGTTCCACATTTTCTGTGTCTGACTCTGAACTACTACACGAAGTATTGTCAGAGTTTATAATCCAACTAAGAACTTCATCTTCAGAAATATGCACGTCATTGTTGCGGTGAAATAAGTTGGTTATTGTGCGAAATTCTTCTGTTTCTTCAACACGATCATTCTCTGCCAACTCTTGTTGTAACAATGATAGAGGGATGTTATCATCTGAAGCCCACCTCTGAGAATGAATATGCTTCAAACAAGACTTTATAGAAGAATTGGGTACCCTGTCCCAAGATCGTTTAAGCAATCCATAAGCGTCCTTTAAActgaattgtttcaaaaaaatgtctgaaTCATCCGCTACAGAGCTTACCAGTTCACacaagagattttttttgtaaaacagctTAGTTAGTCGTATCGTGTTCTGATCCATGGGTTGAATAATACTAGTACAATTTGGTggtaaaaacatagttttatatTGCCCACATTCAGATACCAGCGACTCTCCATGACACTTCGCATTATCCAGTAACACTAAAGCTTTTTTgggcaaattattttcaatttgataGTCTTTTACCTGTGGtataaacgatttaaaaaaccattcagtaaaaatatatgtTGTCATCCATGCATTTTTCGATGCGTaatattcaacaatatgttgtTTTTTAAACGAACAAGGATTTTTTGATTTCCCAACCACAGCAATGTTAAGCTTGTGAGTTCCAGATTTGTTAGCACAGCACAAGAAGATGATTCTCTCTTTGCTCATTTTGGTACCAGGAGCAGACTTTTCTTTACAATGCACTAAAGTTTTTTCTGgaaacattttccaaaagaGTCCAGACTCATCATCATTGTAAAGTTGGTCGTCAATCAGATTTTCAGTCTCGATAATGTCATAgagcttattttgaaaatcaggTACAAGATCAGGTCTAGCAGATAAGGATTCGccgcatattttcaaagttcgcACAGAAAAtcgcttcttaaaattttgcaacCATCCGTCACTAGCGTGAAATGATTGATTCGGATACATTTTTAGATAAAGTAATTTAGCTTTTTGTCGTAAAATTTCTGCTGAAATGGTTTGATGCCGTGACCGCTTCTCTTCAAACCAAGCATACAACTTAATCTCTAATTCTTCATTCTCTCCCGATTTGAGTGTCTTGTGCTGTTTTAAAAGTTTGGCATCAGAATTCTCAGCAAAtcttataaaagaataaatatgtaatatatgtacagTAATATTtacagaatacattttttacacaggttttttaccttttaatattttcagcatTTCTTTTTATGTCGCAAATTGTTGAAGCTCCTACACCAAatttctttgctaaaacttttccTGATTGTCCACGATTTACTTCTTCTATTATTTTAAGCTTATCAGCTAATGACAGTGTTTTATGTGCACGTTTTTTTGCCATGTTATTTAAATTGATGTTTTCGCGATTAATACCACAACTAAACTATTCGCAACAAGATAAatacaaacttacatacatagaagGCTCTGTATTTCAATAATGTCCCGTTagttttaaaattccgttcatggttttgtaaaaaaacagactcaaaaataaaaaaacaaaaattcggttTAGCGAGCTTGCAACGAATGCGGACTATAGAGCACGTAATGCGTCATAAATTCAATTCGGATTACTGGATAATTCAGATTACACACCTTCGGATTAGCGAGCTGGCACTGTATTActattttactttttcgaaagcTGCTTTTTGAAACTCAGTTCTCATAATCCATCgtcattttattttctacccAACCACCACATTGCACACCTAATATCATACATGAAACGTAGATATGTATTGCTTATAAGACATGGTGCAATACCACCCTCCCAAATGTATAACCTCATAGTTGAAAGGCGTTGCTTGGCGACCACTGTCAACTGTCGcgccaaacaaaaataaatccataCTTTCAGGAAGCACcgcatattttcattttatttgtgcCTATATAAGTAGAATCAGTTAGCACTTTACAATggctataaattttaattacaattatcCACAAGTTGCGCGTGAGGCCGGTTTCAAGCTGCGCCAATACAAGGATGGACCTATAGACTGGCGTATCTTAGGTAAGCTACCCACAGGCGTTGAAGCAGAGTTGCATTATCCGGTGTAAAAACTCTTCCCCTCCATAGGTTCTATCGAAATTGAGAGGCTTTTGCAAGATCAACGACTCGAGCAGGTGGACGCCCTATTGGCTCATCTCTCCGAAGCGCCATTGGCCACCATACTAGATACAAATATCTTAGACAGCGGCATTGCCAAGTACTTCGTAGTCTCCCAGTTTGCCATACAGTACCTGCTCTTCTGTCGTAAATTTCTGGACGAAACAATACGTGAGTTGCGCGAGGCGCATGCCAATTCGCAAATGGATGTAGCGAAACTGCGCAAATCGCTGGTCGAATCAAACAATGAAATTTTACAGCTGCACAAAAAGATCACACAAATCGAGGCCATACATGAAGTGGTATATCCATGTCATATGTGTACAAAGAGCTTCATCAGCAATGAAGCGCTAAATATACACATCAACCGGCGTCATATGACACGTGTGTCAAATAGTGGAGTGGCAAATATCGGCAGCGCTGTTGGCAGCAATGTAGGCGGCATAGCTGAACGCCGCACCGACACACCCGCCAGCGGAAATACAAAGGAGCGTGAGCATAATGACCTGCAGTTGATTAATGCTATCAAGTTGGAACTGGAAATTAAGCAGCTAAAAGAGCGTCTAAACAACGCAGAACGCGATATACGTGAACGCAGTGCGGTTTCCTCAAATAGCAGACGCGCTTCCACACGCGAACCACCAAAAGCTTTGAAAAGCGTAGCCATACAGAGCGAATTGCTCGAGACAAAGGAGCAGGATGATGGCGCAGATGCCACTCTAAACAGCATCAGTACGGATAGCAGCGAAGTGAAGGAACGCAAAGCGCAATTGAGCAAACTGCAGTCGAAAATACAAGAATTCGAAGTGTGGCGCGAGTCGCAGCAGGTCAATAATGAAGAGTGCATAGCGGAGATAAATCGTAAGCTTGGCGAAATTGTGCACACGTTGGAGGAGACGAAAGCTACACCAGTGACTATCATCACACCTGTCGAACCGAAAGCTAATCACAAGGCAGCGGATGCCGATGACGATGCAGCAGCGCAACAGAGACGCGGCTCACCCTCGGTAGAAGATCTCGAGCGATTGTTAACACAGAAAGTTGTTGAAATTGGACAAAAAAGCGCCGAAAAACTTGAGGAATTTGTACAAACCATGGAAAATAACTATAAAGAGAAGTTGGATGAACTCGAGCGCgagataaaaaagtgtaatcaaGCAGAGTTTGCGCGAGTGAACGTAATGAAAGATACTGTCATGAAAGATACTGTCATGAAAACTGCAGGAGAGGAAGCATTGCCATTAACAGCTTCTACACCAGAAATGAATATGCTGCCGCATAACATCACATATACTGTGGATGCAGTGGATCCCACTGAGAGCGATTCCAGTTTAAGTGCCGAGCGCAAGCCTGAACCCGCAAAGCGCATGCCGCGCATTAAATGCAACCCAACTGCAGTACCAGAACTGGATGTTATCGATAAGCCTGCAAATAATGATGAAACATATGTTATTAACGAAACTGGGCATGGAGAAAAGACGACTTTAGTAAAGCCAAAGCCAAGTGCGCGCAAACACAGAAATGTTGAAACAGCTTtgtccaataaaaaaaagtctttGGGTGAAGATTTGTATTCGCTGAGCACGGAAAGCAACAGAACATTTGTGAAAGCAGAAAAGGCTGGCGCTATGGTGAAAATTAAGGGTATGTAACGATTTATAAATGTTTAGCCCTGTCTAGTGGACAGTATATCACCCcaccattcccatggcagccggttctatgttaccgaaATGACTCGGGTATTTATGAAAAATGTCTCAAATAGTAACATGAAGGGTATACAGTTATATTTGAGTAGTGAATTATATTAGAGGAAATATAGGTGAAAAGAGCATTCATATTTCAAACATATTGCAGTTTGCGaaaatcaacaaattaaaaGACGAAGTGCCTAAAGATATGCCATTGCCGCCACACCTATTCATCAGGCCTCTtcgtttcgccaagcgttagcaagtggcgaatagggAATGCAACTGGCATAAATGAACTgggaatagagctgccttaaattacatgtgcttGTAAGAtggtgagttataccagttttatgaggtataaccatactcgctagcggcgaatcttactcgataactttgttgttgcttgcgcACGCAAATGTTTCGCAAGTTAGTCGAGCAGGaaagtggcgaatcgaaggcgcatattctcatatatgtacatacgtttttcacatacaaaatttggttatacaataaatattaaaatccaCAAAATGTATAACTGACGTGCCTAAAGGTATGCCACATTATTCCATAAAAAAGTTACTGGTTGTTCAAGAAGTTTTGCAGTTCGATAAGAGAAGACTActagcttaattttttttaatttatttttttatttttttttttttgtttgttttttgtttttttgttaggttgctacacttttcatatgaacgtatatgaaattgcattttattctgTGTTTACAAgacatttagtatcgacgtgccacagtattttctacaatgggaaaaatcaagtatcgcgcagtatttgaatttttttttttttggaatgtttaagagcaaagaaaatttatgagCGAATATTGAAAGTGTgcaaggacttttcgccatcaattagtacaacAGAAAGATGGGTTGTTGAATTGAAACGTGACcctacaagccttgaagacgatccacgtcaagaacttccaaaaacagcagcagcagaaatcatagaaaaaaggacaggatatcgtattggaaaaccgCCGAGTGGCGAAAGAGATTTattagaagccctaggcatctcattgggcattataaacaatattctgactaaagtattgggtttcagaaagttgtgtgcacaatgggtgccgcatccGCTAACAGTGGAGCAAAAAcatattcgaatgcgactttctcagcaacatttagagcgtttttgaAAGGATAACgaggattttgtgcatcgattcacCACTATGGATGaaacttgggtctatcaccatgatcctaaatcaaaacaagaggctaaagagtagtGTGAACCTGGTTATTCGGCTCCAAAACGAGTTCGTGCCCAGAAATCGGTCAATAAAGTGTTAGCACCTGTTTTTTGGAATGCGACAGGAATTTTCTTaatggattacttgcaaactggtaaagcaATAAACTCTGAATATCATTGTAACCTTTAAGAccagctgaaagaaaaaaatcctgaaaaaagGCCCAGTttgcaaaggaaaaaaattatctagaATTATTATCCAAAATCTATTAATTCaaattcgaattgttggagcatccaccgtattcaccaaatTTGGCCCCTATGGTCTGTGCCAGACCTAAAAACTGCAGACGccgaaagcgtttttcattaaatgttgaagtcataacagctgtggaagcgtattttgcagccctttgtAAATGGGATTGATGTACAGACTATACTGATAATAATGTGTATTTCAAACTGCAAAACTTATTAAACAACCTAGTAATTTGAGCTCAGCGATATTTGCAATAGTTATAGTGGTTCAgctcttatttcttttttaatactttcaatattttgaacTACACACTCACGAATTCTTCGATAaccttaaaaaatacataaagaaaaggCGCTTTAAAGTTCTTCCCAGCATCCTACCAacctgttaattttttataaagtttataataaaacgaaaaagaGTTTGAACCCCActatttttactgaataaaaaattaagtttaaaaaaaatcgaaaacgagTTTTAACACCaccattttttccaataattaattaaaaaaaactacaagTATGATTTTTGCAAGTTTTATATTCATCTTAAGTCTTgttatttcatattttgaaCCTTTGAACTCACATCAACTTCTTTAATACGTTAATAATACTATTTTAGAATCACAAAAATCCCTGCTCGACGCAAAGGAAAACGACAGCACAGACATTACGGAGACCCTAAGTAGTGAAAGCGAGAGTGAGGGAAGCAGCAGCAATACAGAGCCAGAACCACTTCCTACGGCGCCAGTAAagctcaaacaaaaaataaaactcaagtAAGCACAATTACGTTTGGGAAAATTATCAATTAAATGTtaagcattttaattttaaatagggAACCACTAAAACAAAAGCCTTTCACTCGAAATAATGCGCAGCGAATGTTAAATAAACGATTATTCGCAATCGGTTTAGAGCCAAAGTCAAATAGCataacaacagcagcaatgAAACGGCTAAATGCAGAACTTGCAGACAAACGGCATAAATTAAAACAGGTGATGTATGGGTGCCTTAATAAGTAGCACTAATCAATAACGTAATTCTATTTAAACACAGAAATATCCAAATTTCCACGCAACGCGTAACAAGATCAAGAAGCTTGTGGACAAACTTTGCTCCACACAACTACCAGCGCCTGTCGAAGATATGCTCAAGCACAACAAACCAATTAAACCACGAACAACGTACGATGTACAACTTGAAGAGAGCATACCACTCTCTTCTAACGCTGGTAGTTTTGAAACTCTCGAAGTCACTTCCACGCCAATTCAAACACCACAAAGTTTACGCGAAAATGATGCATTCAAACAGCGTTTGGAACGCATTCTTGCATCCCCAATGCGCCGACCAAACTTTGACGATGGACGAGTGAGTGAGCAACTAACGACTGCACAAGTGCATGCATTGCCAAAAGGAGCGCCTATACCGCTAACGCGTAAACGTGTTATGTTTAATACGCTTAGCCAAAGCGCTACCGTAAGTGGTGCTACAAGTGAAGTTGAACCTGGAACTGGTAAAGCCATTGCCAAGGAATTAATGTGAATTTGGTTGTTTGATattgcatttgaaaaaaaaataataataataaactataaaaCAGTAATTTATAATTATACTAAGTATTATTAAGTAGTCACTTCTATTTATATTAACTGCGCTTGATTTTTATGAATGAGATCTGATACTAGCTGGTACGGTATTATGTGCTGCGAGCCCGCAGCTAAATCCACTTCCTCGTCATCAACTCCAACGACAACAGCAGGCACTATgaataaaagcaatattttctgtaCCTGCATTTAACACAATTTGTAGCTCCGCTCTTACCCGCCACATTCGCTTTAATAAAGACGTGACTCATTAGGTTGGGCCGCACAATTCGTTGTTCGGCCTCTGAACGTTGCATATTAGGCATGTATTGCAAAGCCACTTGTTGGAAATATTGCTCCACATTATCCCCATACTCCTGCGCATACTTTGATTCTTCTGGTGAAAGACGTTTTTCAGACACGTCTCGTGCTTCTTCCTCATTTAGTATATGACGCGTGTAATTCTCAATTTTTTGCAAGCGACAACGCAGATAGCTAGCCATCACATATCGTATGCGTTCCAGTTCCATTTGATGCACAATGAATCGAAAGTCATTCTTATCCAAATCCTTCATGTTCTCCTCCATATGTGCGACCTGACCCAGCATCAATTCCAACATGTCGGTTTGATGTTGAAGGATTTCTGGTGCGCACAATTCATTCTGCCATGCTGTTTCCACAATTTCCAACACCTATGAAAGAAAGAAGCGATTTAGAAGGCATATGATTAACCTACATGAGTATTTTAGCACTTTCTGTGCCGTAATCAGTTCTTCCTCATCCGCCTGTTCATCGAAGTCCTCTATGTGTTCGGAATCGCTTAAAGGCGGTATGATATCGCCCTCAGACATAACGTTCGTTGTTTTATCTTTTACTTAaggaaaatcgtaaaaatacttgtgatttgaattatttttggtCGTGCCGCGATAgtgcaaataaaaatgtaaacaatatTAGGGTTGCTTTCGGCAATGATTAACCCTAGACTGTGCAAATTCACAAGCGAgcaatcaagcaaaattataagTGGTAGTCATATAAACTGATAAACTTGGCAAAATGGTAATATTATAAACTTGATATATAGCTGTCAAAATTGGAATAGAGATCTATCTAACTAAAGTTTATCAAAAGATTTGTATAATTGAAtgtataaatttaaacaaaatgcaAACGTTTACAAAACTAAGTATAACATTCGAAAGGTAACTTATATACGACAAAAGTTGcaagaaacaaattttgtttagaaaatttgtccc harbors:
- the LOC128858384 gene encoding cilium assembly protein DZIP1L, with product MAINFNYNYPQVAREAGFKLRQYKDGPIDWRILGSIEIERLLQDQRLEQVDALLAHLSEAPLATILDTNILDSGIAKYFVVSQFAIQYLLFCRKFLDETIRELREAHANSQMDVAKLRKSLVESNNEILQLHKKITQIEAIHEVVYPCHMCTKSFISNEALNIHINRRHMTRVSNSGVANIGSAVGSNVGGIAERRTDTPASGNTKEREHNDLQLINAIKLELEIKQLKERLNNAERDIRERSAVSSNSRRASTREPPKALKSVAIQSELLETKEQDDGADATLNSISTDSSEVKERKAQLSKLQSKIQEFEVWRESQQVNNEECIAEINRKLGEIVHTLEETKATPVTIITPVEPKANHKAADADDDAAAQQRRGSPSVEDLERLLTQKVVEIGQKSAEKLEEFVQTMENNYKEKLDELEREIKKCNQAEFARVNVMKDTVMKDTVMKTAGEEALPLTASTPEMNMLPHNITYTVDAVDPTESDSSLSAERKPEPAKRMPRIKCNPTAVPELDVIDKPANNDETYVINETGHGEKTTLVKPKPSARKHRNVETALSNKKKSLGEDLYSLSTESNRTFVKAEKAGAMVKIKESQKSLLDAKENDSTDITETLSSESESEGSSSNTEPEPLPTAPVKLKQKIKLKEPLKQKPFTRNNAQRMLNKRLFAIGLEPKSNSITTAAMKRLNAELADKRHKLKQKYPNFHATRNKIKKLVDKLCSTQLPAPVEDMLKHNKPIKPRTTYDVQLEESIPLSSNAGSFETLEVTSTPIQTPQSLRENDAFKQRLERILASPMRRPNFDDGRVSEQLTTAQVHALPKGAPIPLTRKRVMFNTLSQSATVSGATSEVEPGTGKAIAKELM
- the LOC128868701 gene encoding DNA replication complex GINS protein SLD5; this encodes MSEGDIIPPLSDSEHIEDFDEQADEEELITAQKVLEIVETAWQNELCAPEILQHQTDMLELMLGQVAHMEENMKDLDKNDFRFIVHQMELERIRYVMASYLRCRLQKIENYTRHILNEEEARDVSEKRLSPEESKYAQEYGDNVEQYFQQVALQYMPNMQRSEAEQRIVRPNLMSHVFIKANVAVPAVVVGVDDEEVDLAAGSQHIIPYQLVSDLIHKNQAQLI